One stretch of Streptomyces agglomeratus DNA includes these proteins:
- a CDS encoding superoxide dismutase: MAIYTLPELPYDYAALEPVINPQIIELHHDKHHAAYVKGANDTFEQLEEARDKESWGAINGLEKNLAFHLSGHILHSIYWHNMTGDGGGEPLEKDGVGELADAIAESFGSFDKFKTQLTKASATTQGSGWGVLAYEPVSGRLIVEQIYDHQGNVGQGSVPILVFDAWEHAFYLQYKNQKVDFIEAMWKVVNWQDVAKRYAAARKSSYNLLSAP, encoded by the coding sequence ATGGCCATTTACACACTTCCTGAACTTCCGTACGACTACGCGGCGCTCGAACCCGTCATCAACCCGCAGATCATCGAGCTGCACCACGACAAGCACCACGCGGCCTATGTGAAGGGCGCCAACGACACGTTCGAACAGCTCGAAGAGGCGCGCGACAAGGAGTCGTGGGGAGCGATCAACGGGCTGGAGAAGAACCTCGCGTTCCATCTCTCCGGCCACATCCTGCACTCCATCTACTGGCACAACATGACCGGCGACGGCGGCGGCGAGCCGCTGGAGAAGGACGGCGTCGGTGAGCTGGCCGACGCGATCGCCGAGTCCTTCGGCTCCTTCGACAAGTTCAAGACCCAGCTGACCAAGGCATCCGCAACGACCCAGGGTTCGGGCTGGGGCGTGCTCGCGTACGAGCCGGTCAGCGGCCGCCTGATCGTCGAGCAGATCTACGACCACCAGGGCAATGTCGGCCAGGGGTCGGTGCCGATCCTGGTCTTCGACGCCTGGGAGCACGCCTTCTACCTTCAGTACAAGAACCAGAAGGTGGACTTCATCGAGGCGATGTGGAAGGTCGTCAACTGGCAGGACGTGGCGAAGCGTTACGCGGCGGCCAGGAAGAGCTCGTACAACCTGCTGTCGGCTCCGTAA
- a CDS encoding NUDIX hydrolase encodes MNRELRVAAYAVCVRNGRVLLARWVAPDGAKRWTLPGGGMDHGEDPYDTVIREVEEETGYAVEPVRLLGVDSITRRYPRRLGTFADFQGLRVVYEGEITGGELRHETTGSTDLAAWHPLEDVPGLDHVELVDTGMELWRTKPAAGRVALRGV; translated from the coding sequence ATGAACCGAGAGCTCAGGGTGGCGGCCTACGCCGTGTGCGTGCGGAACGGGCGGGTGCTCCTGGCCCGCTGGGTGGCGCCCGACGGCGCGAAGCGGTGGACGCTGCCGGGCGGCGGGATGGACCACGGCGAGGACCCCTACGACACGGTGATCCGAGAGGTGGAGGAGGAGACGGGTTACGCCGTCGAACCGGTCCGGCTGCTCGGCGTGGACTCCATCACCCGCCGCTACCCGCGCAGGCTCGGTACGTTCGCCGACTTCCAGGGCCTGCGCGTGGTGTACGAGGGCGAGATCACCGGCGGCGAACTCCGCCACGAGACCACCGGCTCCACGGACCTCGCGGCCTGGCACCCCCTGGAGGACGTCCCCGGCCTCGACCACGTGGAGCTCGTCGACACGGGCATGGAACTGTGGCGCACGAAGCCGGCGGCGGGGCGGGTGGCGCTGCGGGGGGTGTGA
- a CDS encoding DsbA family protein produces MSESSQNGKTTADFWFDPLCPWAWMTSRWMLEVQKVRDVEVRWHVMSLAVLNEDKLDELPEQYRELLGPKGWRPVRVVTAARELHGDDVVGPLYTALGTRFHNKDEGATLEAIAGALADVDLPADLIAYADKDTYDAEVRASHKVGIDKVGQEVGTPVISVPGPNGDEIAFFGPVVTPAPKGEEAARLWDGTLMVASIPGFYEIKRTRTQGPVFD; encoded by the coding sequence ATGTCGGAGAGCTCGCAGAACGGCAAGACCACGGCGGACTTCTGGTTCGACCCGCTGTGTCCGTGGGCCTGGATGACGTCCCGCTGGATGCTGGAGGTCCAGAAGGTCCGCGATGTCGAGGTTCGCTGGCATGTCATGAGCCTGGCCGTACTGAACGAGGACAAGCTCGACGAGCTGCCGGAGCAGTACCGCGAGCTGCTCGGCCCCAAGGGCTGGCGCCCGGTGCGTGTGGTGACGGCGGCCCGTGAGCTGCACGGCGACGACGTCGTCGGCCCGCTCTACACGGCGCTCGGCACGCGCTTCCACAACAAGGACGAGGGCGCGACCCTGGAGGCGATAGCGGGCGCGCTGGCGGACGTGGACCTTCCGGCGGACCTGATCGCGTACGCCGACAAGGACACGTACGACGCGGAGGTGCGCGCGTCGCACAAGGTGGGCATCGACAAGGTCGGCCAGGAGGTGGGCACGCCGGTGATCTCCGTCCCCGGCCCGAACGGCGACGAGATCGCCTTCTTCGGCCCGGTGGTCACCCCGGCGCCGAAGGGCGAAGAGGCGGCGCGCCTGTGGGACGGCACGCTGATGGTGGCGTCGATCCCCGGCTTCTACGAGATCAAGCGCACGCGCACGCAGGGCCCTGTCTTCGACTGA
- the pepN gene encoding aminopeptidase N, producing MPGENLSRDEARERAELLSVDGYEVALDLRSAVGETGDGGESAADGPRTFRSVTTIRFRCARPGAATFADLLAPSVTAVTLNGEPLDPAAVFDGKRVALSGLREENVLVVDAQCAYSRTGEGMHRFVDPEDGEVYLYTQYEPADARRVFANFEQPDLKAPFRFEVTAPDGWTVWSNGAGEVADDGVWRFAETKPISTYITAFVAGPYHYESDLYRRTFDDGTELEIPLGAMCRKGLARHFDADDIFTVTKQGLDFFHDTFDFPYPFGKYDQAFVPEYNIGAMENPGCVTFREEYVFRGKVTRASYERRANVILHEMAHMWFGDLVTMQWWDDLWLKESFADFMGSYSMVEATRFTNGWITFANNRKAWAYRADQLPSTHPITADIHDLEDAKLNFDGITYAKGASVLKQLVAYVGKDAFMEGARRYFKRHAYGNTRLQDLLAVLEETSGRDLASWSGAWLQTAGVNSLTPQVVYDAAGRITELAVFQESAESHPELRPHRVAVGLYRREEGTGALVRYARAEVDVAGPRTVVAELAGSEKPDLVLVNDDDLTYCKIRFDAESLATLRAHLGEVTDPLARALCWSALWNLTRDALMPARDFVDLVLRFAGRETDIGVLQMLHAWTRSALTHYAAPEWREQGGQSLAEGALRELRIAEPGSEHQLTWARFFAATACRASDFQLLQGLLEDTAKIDGLEVDQELRWAFLGPLASHGVADEKVINAELARDDTASGKRHQVRCLASRPSEAVKAQAWAAVVESDSLSNALVVATIDGFVQPGQRELIAPYAQKYFAAIERVWSERSIQIGMDVVSGLFPGLQDHQGTLDTTDAWLAGHPDAPPALRRLVLEARDDLARALRGQACDRGAAV from the coding sequence GTGCCCGGTGAGAATCTGTCCCGCGACGAGGCCCGCGAGCGGGCCGAACTGCTGTCCGTCGACGGGTACGAAGTTGCCCTCGACCTGCGATCGGCGGTCGGCGAGACCGGGGACGGCGGGGAGAGTGCCGCGGACGGGCCACGGACGTTCCGCTCGGTCACCACCATTCGCTTCCGGTGCGCGCGGCCCGGCGCCGCCACCTTCGCCGATCTGCTGGCCCCGTCCGTGACGGCCGTCACCCTCAACGGCGAGCCGCTGGACCCCGCCGCCGTCTTCGACGGCAAGCGCGTCGCCCTGTCCGGGCTGCGCGAGGAGAACGTGCTGGTCGTGGACGCACAGTGCGCGTACAGCCGTACCGGCGAGGGCATGCACCGCTTCGTCGACCCGGAGGACGGCGAGGTCTACCTCTACACGCAGTACGAGCCCGCCGACGCCCGCCGCGTTTTCGCCAACTTCGAACAGCCGGACCTGAAGGCGCCGTTCCGGTTCGAGGTGACCGCCCCCGACGGGTGGACCGTCTGGAGCAACGGCGCCGGCGAGGTGGCGGACGACGGTGTCTGGCGGTTCGCGGAGACCAAGCCGATCTCGACGTACATCACCGCCTTCGTCGCCGGGCCGTACCACTACGAGAGCGATCTCTACCGGCGGACGTTCGACGACGGCACCGAACTGGAGATCCCGCTCGGCGCGATGTGCCGCAAGGGACTGGCCCGGCACTTCGACGCGGACGACATCTTCACCGTCACGAAGCAGGGGCTCGACTTCTTCCACGACACCTTCGATTTCCCGTACCCCTTCGGGAAGTACGACCAGGCTTTCGTGCCGGAGTACAACATCGGCGCCATGGAGAACCCCGGCTGTGTGACGTTCCGCGAGGAGTACGTCTTCCGCGGGAAGGTGACCCGGGCGTCGTACGAGCGGCGGGCGAACGTCATCCTCCACGAGATGGCGCACATGTGGTTCGGCGATCTCGTCACCATGCAGTGGTGGGACGACCTGTGGCTCAAGGAGTCCTTCGCCGACTTCATGGGGTCGTACTCGATGGTGGAGGCCACCCGCTTCACCAACGGGTGGATCACCTTCGCCAACAACCGGAAGGCCTGGGCGTACCGCGCCGACCAGCTTCCCTCGACGCATCCGATCACGGCCGACATCCACGACCTGGAGGACGCGAAGCTCAACTTCGACGGGATCACGTACGCCAAGGGCGCGTCCGTGCTGAAGCAGCTCGTCGCGTACGTCGGGAAGGACGCCTTCATGGAGGGCGCCCGGCGGTACTTCAAGCGCCACGCGTACGGCAACACCCGGCTCCAGGACCTGCTAGCCGTACTGGAGGAGACCTCGGGACGGGATCTCGCGTCCTGGTCGGGGGCGTGGCTCCAGACGGCCGGGGTCAACTCGCTGACGCCGCAGGTCGTGTACGACGCTGCCGGACGGATCACCGAGCTGGCGGTGTTCCAGGAGAGCGCCGAGTCGCACCCCGAGCTGCGACCGCACCGGGTGGCCGTCGGGCTGTACCGGCGCGAGGAGGGCACGGGTGCGCTCGTGCGCTACGCGCGGGCCGAGGTGGACGTCGCCGGGCCGCGCACGGTCGTGGCGGAGCTCGCGGGCAGCGAGAAGCCGGATCTGGTGCTCGTCAACGACGACGACCTGACGTACTGCAAGATCCGTTTCGACGCCGAGTCGCTGGCCACGCTGCGCGCCCACCTCGGCGAGGTGACCGACCCGCTGGCGCGCGCGCTGTGCTGGTCCGCGCTGTGGAACCTGACGCGCGACGCGCTGATGCCGGCGCGGGACTTCGTGGATCTGGTGCTGCGGTTCGCGGGGCGCGAGACGGACATCGGCGTGCTCCAGATGCTGCACGCGTGGACACGGTCCGCGCTGACGCACTACGCGGCGCCCGAGTGGCGCGAGCAGGGCGGGCAGTCGCTCGCGGAGGGCGCCCTGCGGGAGCTGCGGATCGCGGAGCCGGGCAGTGAGCACCAGCTGACGTGGGCGCGGTTCTTCGCGGCGACGGCCTGCCGGGCCTCCGACTTCCAGCTCCTCCAGGGGCTGCTGGAGGACACGGCCAAGATCGACGGGCTGGAGGTGGACCAGGAGCTGCGCTGGGCGTTCCTCGGACCGCTCGCGTCGCACGGCGTCGCCGACGAGAAGGTGATCAACGCGGAGCTTGCGCGGGACGACACCGCTTCCGGCAAGCGGCACCAGGTGCGGTGCCTCGCGTCGCGTCCCTCCGAGGCGGTCAAGGCGCAGGCGTGGGCGGCGGTCGTGGAGTCCGACTCGCTGTCGAACGCGCTGGTCGTGGCCACGATCGACGGCTTCGTGCAGCCGGGGCAGCGGGAGCTGATCGCCCCGTACGCGCAGAAGTACTTCGCGGCGATCGAGCGGGTGTGGTCCGAGCGGTCCATCCAGATCGGGATGGACGTGGTGTCGGGGCTGTTCCCCGGGCTCCAGGACCACCAGGGCACGCTGGACACGACGGACGCGTGGCTCGCCGGCCACCCGGACGCACCGCCGGCGCTGCGGCGGCTCGTCCTGGAGGCGCGGGACGACCTGGCGCGTGCGCTGCGCGGGCAGGCGTGCGACCGGGGGGCGGCGGTGTGA
- a CDS encoding S8 family serine peptidase, translating into MTLESSGSIPGARPAARIALAAGLVAALCAAAPLPAVAAGSDDPAPAPKSAAAKLGSADAQLLAEAEAEGAKSITLMVATAPGATEQVARQLDSVQGGLVGRTDDKLGYVRATLPTGEAGEAIKAAAKLSSVHGIDLKHEIALDDPTPAADRAKGAETAAAGTYAGPGKRTPAKNPYNPSFETGAVEFVEDHPKADGRGVTIGILDSGVDLGHPALQKTTTGERKIVDWVTATDPVADADGTWRRMKDTVDGPTFATAGRTWSAPAGSYKFNLFREDATKGGDMAGDLNRDGDTTDVWGVLYDAAAGTVRVDLDDDADFGDEEAMKPYKDGHQVRYFGKDDPATDVVEQIPFVAEIRKDVVYNAAGAKADYVNIGIIEGSHGTHVAGIAAANSLFGGRMNGAAPGAKLVSSRACTWSGGCTNVALTEGMIDLVTKRGVDIVNMSIGGLPALNDGNNARAELYTRLIDTYGVQLVISAGNSGPGTNTIGDPSLADKVVSVGASISKETWAANYGSVVEKRYAMMPFSSRGPREDGGFAPTISAPGSAINTTQTWSPGGPVKEAGYQLPAGYSMLQGTSMASPQAAGASALLLSAAKQKKIDLAPAELRTALTSTANRISGTQAHEQGSGLIDIVDAWQSIKDGATAHTYGVKAPVDTAIDYALKTPGFGTGLYDREGGLKAGQKKTYDVVITRTSGPDRAIEHELDWKYNDGTFRLLGDGDVDLPLNQPVTVKVQAKPGSAGVHSAALEVDDEDTEGVDKQILATVVVSKDLVKPSYTVSDSGSVQRNSSKSYFINVPEGAKSLEVALGGLGKDSQTRFIGIHPYGVPVDSTSSIVCYPNYPNPANTCRPDVRSYPNPQAGVWEVEVESRRTSPLLDNPYKLDVTVLGAAFEPAVQTIPEAKVGTPAPVEWKVTNGFAALDGKLKAGSLGSSKDARPSIKKGETQTTTVTVGEGVERLDVAIGGVSDTAADLDLSVKKDGVEVGSAADGDSEEAVSLVKPAAGTYTIEVVGYAVGDAGTEYNYRDVYFAPSLGQVKIDDAQVVKLANGASAQVKAEVVVAGAAPEGRKFFGEVQLVNARGTVAGSGSAQIEKVTP; encoded by the coding sequence ATGACCCTCGAATCATCCGGCTCCATACCCGGGGCCAGACCCGCGGCCCGCATAGCGCTCGCCGCCGGTCTGGTCGCCGCGCTGTGTGCGGCCGCACCGCTGCCCGCCGTGGCGGCCGGTTCCGACGACCCCGCGCCCGCGCCCAAATCGGCGGCGGCGAAGCTGGGTTCCGCCGACGCGCAGCTGCTCGCCGAGGCCGAGGCGGAGGGCGCGAAGAGCATCACGCTGATGGTCGCCACCGCCCCCGGCGCCACCGAGCAGGTCGCGCGGCAGCTCGACTCCGTACAGGGCGGCCTGGTCGGCCGTACGGACGACAAGCTCGGTTACGTACGGGCCACTCTGCCCACCGGTGAGGCGGGCGAGGCCATCAAGGCCGCCGCCAAGCTCTCCTCCGTCCACGGCATCGACCTCAAGCACGAGATCGCGCTGGACGACCCGACGCCGGCCGCCGACCGCGCCAAGGGCGCGGAGACCGCCGCCGCCGGCACGTACGCCGGCCCCGGGAAGCGGACGCCCGCGAAGAACCCGTACAACCCGTCCTTCGAGACGGGCGCGGTCGAGTTCGTGGAGGACCACCCGAAGGCCGACGGCCGCGGGGTCACCATCGGCATCCTCGACTCGGGTGTCGACCTCGGCCACCCGGCGCTCCAGAAGACCACTACCGGCGAGCGCAAGATCGTCGACTGGGTGACGGCCACCGACCCGGTCGCGGACGCCGACGGCACCTGGCGCCGGATGAAGGACACGGTCGACGGCCCCACGTTCGCGACCGCGGGCCGCACGTGGTCGGCCCCCGCCGGCAGCTACAAGTTCAACCTGTTCCGCGAGGACGCCACCAAGGGTGGCGACATGGCGGGCGACCTGAACCGCGACGGTGACACCACCGACGTCTGGGGCGTGCTGTACGACGCCGCCGCCGGCACGGTCCGCGTCGACCTCGACGACGACGCCGACTTCGGCGACGAAGAGGCGATGAAGCCGTACAAGGACGGGCACCAGGTCCGGTACTTCGGCAAGGACGACCCGGCGACCGACGTCGTCGAGCAGATCCCGTTCGTCGCCGAGATCCGCAAGGACGTCGTCTACAACGCGGCCGGCGCCAAGGCCGACTACGTCAACATCGGCATCATCGAGGGCTCGCACGGCACGCACGTCGCCGGTATCGCCGCCGCCAACAGCCTCTTCGGCGGCCGGATGAACGGCGCCGCCCCCGGCGCCAAGCTGGTCTCCTCGCGCGCCTGCACCTGGAGCGGCGGCTGCACCAACGTCGCTCTCACCGAGGGCATGATCGACCTCGTCACCAAGCGCGGTGTCGACATCGTCAACATGTCGATCGGCGGCCTGCCCGCGCTGAACGACGGCAACAACGCGCGCGCCGAGCTCTACACGCGCCTCATCGACACCTACGGCGTGCAGCTGGTCATCTCGGCCGGCAACAGCGGCCCGGGAACGAACACCATCGGTGACCCGTCCCTGGCCGACAAGGTCGTCTCGGTCGGCGCGTCCATCTCCAAGGAGACTTGGGCCGCCAACTACGGCTCCGTCGTGGAGAAGCGGTACGCGATGATGCCGTTCTCCTCGCGCGGCCCGCGTGAGGACGGCGGCTTCGCGCCGACCATCTCCGCGCCCGGCTCCGCCATCAACACCACCCAGACGTGGTCGCCCGGCGGCCCGGTGAAGGAGGCCGGCTACCAGCTCCCGGCCGGTTACTCGATGCTCCAGGGCACTTCGATGGCCTCGCCGCAGGCGGCGGGCGCGAGCGCGCTGCTGCTGTCGGCCGCGAAGCAGAAGAAGATCGACCTGGCGCCGGCCGAGCTGCGCACCGCGCTGACCAGCACCGCCAACCGCATCAGCGGTACGCAGGCGCACGAGCAGGGCTCCGGCCTGATCGACATCGTGGACGCCTGGCAGTCGATCAAGGACGGCGCGACCGCGCACACCTACGGGGTCAAGGCCCCGGTCGACACGGCGATCGACTACGCGCTCAAGACGCCGGGCTTCGGCACCGGCCTCTACGACCGCGAGGGCGGCCTAAAAGCCGGGCAGAAGAAGACGTACGACGTGGTCATCACGCGTACGAGCGGCCCGGACCGCGCGATCGAGCACGAGCTGGACTGGAAGTACAACGACGGTACGTTCCGGCTGCTGGGCGACGGCGACGTCGACCTGCCGCTGAACCAGCCGGTCACCGTCAAGGTGCAGGCCAAGCCCGGCTCCGCCGGTGTCCACAGCGCCGCCCTCGAGGTGGACGACGAGGACACCGAGGGCGTCGACAAGCAGATCCTGGCGACCGTGGTCGTGTCCAAGGACCTGGTGAAGCCGTCGTACACGGTCTCGGACTCCGGCTCGGTGCAGCGCAACAGCAGCAAGTCGTACTTCATCAACGTCCCCGAGGGCGCGAAGTCCCTGGAGGTCGCGCTCGGTGGTCTGGGCAAGGACAGCCAGACCCGCTTCATCGGGATCCACCCGTACGGCGTGCCGGTCGACTCCACCTCGTCGATCGTCTGCTATCCGAACTACCCCAACCCGGCCAACACCTGCCGCCCGGACGTGCGTTCGTACCCGAACCCGCAGGCCGGTGTGTGGGAGGTCGAGGTCGAGTCGCGTCGTACGTCGCCGCTGCTCGACAACCCGTACAAGCTGGACGTGACGGTGCTCGGCGCCGCCTTCGAGCCGGCCGTCCAGACCATCCCCGAGGCGAAGGTCGGCACGCCGGCCCCGGTCGAGTGGAAGGTCACCAACGGCTTCGCCGCGCTGGACGGCAAGCTCAAGGCCGGTTCGCTCGGCTCGTCGAAGGACGCCCGTCCCTCGATCAAGAAGGGCGAGACGCAGACCACCACGGTCACCGTCGGTGAGGGCGTCGAGCGTCTCGACGTCGCCATCGGCGGAGTCTCGGACACCGCCGCCGACCTGGACCTGTCGGTCAAGAAGGACGGTGTCGAGGTCGGCTCGGCCGCGGACGGCGACTCGGAGGAGGCGGTCAGCCTCGTGAAGCCCGCCGCCGGCACCTACACCATCGAGGTCGTGGGTTACGCGGTCGGCGACGCCGGCACCGAGTACAACTACCGCGACGTGTACTTCGCGCCGTCGCTCGGCCAGGTCAAGATCGACGACGCTCAGGTCGTCAAGCTGGCCAACGGCGCCTCGGCGCAGGTCAAGGCCGAGGTCGTGGTGGCCGGCGCGGCTCCCGAGGGGCGCAAGTTCTTCGGTGAGGTGCAGCTGGTCAACGCGCGCGGCACGGTCGCGGGCTCCGGCAGCGCGCAGATCGAAAAGGTCACGCCGTAA
- a CDS encoding glycerophosphodiester phosphodiesterase family protein, which produces MPASQPRRRSLLLAVGATTAAVAATSPTVAAEPRRPRGPVVIGHRGAAGWRPEHTAASYIHAVQSGADWIEPDLVPTKDHVLVVRHENEISGTTDVARHPEFASRRTTKTVDGRSVTGWFTEDFTLTELKTLRAVERLPLVRNRNTVFDGRLEVMTFQEVVDLARKLSKRYGRTIAVFPETKHPGYFRSIGLPLEPALVEVVRRNRLGAHECVVQSFEPSSLLRMADARLRLPLWQALGTAGGPYGHPETYKDMMTPDGLRRIAEYADWIGPDKSSVVAPSPLLADAHAAGLKVGAYTFRCENQFLPAQFRRGTAPNDFGDAFAEYALHYGLGVDAVVTDFPDLAVLARDAARSRDRGTTGD; this is translated from the coding sequence ATGCCCGCATCACAGCCGAGACGCCGCTCCTTACTCCTCGCCGTCGGGGCCACCACCGCCGCCGTCGCCGCGACCTCCCCCACGGTCGCCGCCGAGCCACGGCGGCCCAGGGGCCCCGTGGTCATCGGGCATCGCGGCGCGGCCGGCTGGCGCCCCGAGCACACCGCCGCCTCGTACATACACGCCGTCCAGTCCGGTGCCGACTGGATCGAGCCCGATCTCGTACCGACCAAGGACCATGTCCTCGTCGTACGGCACGAGAACGAGATCTCCGGGACGACGGACGTCGCGCGACACCCCGAGTTCGCGTCGCGTCGTACGACGAAGACCGTGGACGGGCGGTCCGTCACCGGCTGGTTCACGGAGGACTTCACGCTCACCGAGCTGAAGACGCTGCGCGCCGTCGAGCGCCTGCCGCTCGTCCGGAACAGGAACACCGTCTTCGACGGCCGCCTGGAGGTCATGACCTTCCAGGAGGTCGTGGATCTGGCGAGGAAGCTGTCGAAGCGGTACGGGCGCACCATCGCCGTGTTCCCGGAGACGAAGCACCCCGGCTACTTCCGTTCGATCGGCCTGCCCCTCGAACCGGCGCTCGTCGAAGTCGTCCGCCGCAACCGGCTCGGCGCCCACGAGTGCGTCGTGCAGTCCTTCGAGCCGTCGAGCCTGCTGCGGATGGCCGACGCGCGGCTGCGGCTGCCGCTGTGGCAGGCGCTGGGGACGGCGGGCGGGCCCTACGGGCACCCGGAGACGTACAAGGACATGATGACGCCGGACGGTCTGCGCCGGATCGCGGAGTACGCCGACTGGATCGGGCCCGACAAGTCGTCGGTGGTGGCGCCGTCGCCGCTGCTCGCGGACGCGCACGCGGCGGGGCTGAAGGTGGGGGCGTACACGTTCCGCTGCGAGAACCAGTTCCTGCCCGCGCAGTTCCGCCGGGGCACCGCGCCCAACGACTTCGGTGACGCCTTCGCGGAGTACGCCCTGCACTACGGGCTCGGCGTCGACGCGGTCGTGACCGACTTCCCGGACCTCGCGGTCCTCGCGCGCGACGCGGCCCGGTCCCGAGACCGGGGGACGACCGGGGACTGA
- a CDS encoding TIGR03767 family metallophosphoesterase, whose protein sequence is MSRLRSAAEAALDRRSFLAATGAVGVSAGIGLALRPDTHARTVAAAGPPGAAPAAPAAPGASPAAPPRVPVPGWFPTTLRTVATPRGSASGYRRLGPGPGWKRVIRTQLAAARSGRAERRTALASFVQLTDLHLTDVQHPVRTEYLRAQAAGAWRPQEALTVHGAISLVERVNALRGGPVTGADLGFVMTTGDNTDNNCKAELDWFLRTMSGGRITPDTGDPARYEGVQDSGLPLYWHPDAALRDADKQRGFPRLEGYLAAARRPVTSPGLRLPWYSTVGNHDDLPSGCFANGNGSGYLAEFAVGGRKLLSLPVGEARALEAVLRKGTDPRGGYFTDLLRRETRRMRRVTPDASRAPFTPREYVEAHLDPAYAGAGPAGHGYTRENADTGNLHYSFRISDGVLGISLDTTDKGGHFAGSIGRAQLDWLKRTLLAHRDDHVIVFSHHNSWTFDDGGGEKLVALLKRNRNVVAWINGHSHRNEILAHGGFWEISTASHVEFPQLARIVELTDNHDGTLSLFTTLIESATPHRTDYDDLSQTGLAALYRELSLNAPGARQNLAGPPEARNTELLLKKR, encoded by the coding sequence ATGTCACGCCTACGCTCCGCAGCCGAAGCCGCCCTCGATCGCCGTTCCTTCCTCGCCGCGACCGGAGCGGTCGGCGTGTCCGCCGGCATCGGGCTCGCGCTGCGCCCGGACACCCACGCCCGCACCGTCGCCGCTGCCGGCCCGCCCGGCGCCGCACCGGCCGCCCCCGCCGCCCCGGGGGCGTCACCGGCCGCACCGCCCCGTGTCCCCGTCCCGGGGTGGTTCCCCACGACCCTGCGTACCGTCGCCACACCGCGCGGCTCCGCCTCCGGCTACCGCCGGCTCGGCCCGGGCCCCGGCTGGAAGCGCGTCATACGGACGCAGCTCGCCGCCGCCCGCTCCGGGCGCGCGGAGCGGCGTACCGCCCTCGCCTCGTTCGTACAGCTCACCGACCTCCACCTCACCGACGTCCAGCACCCCGTACGTACGGAATACCTGCGCGCGCAGGCGGCCGGCGCCTGGCGTCCGCAGGAGGCCCTCACCGTGCACGGCGCGATCTCGCTCGTCGAGCGCGTCAACGCGCTGCGCGGCGGCCCGGTCACCGGAGCGGACCTCGGCTTCGTGATGACGACCGGCGACAACACGGACAACAACTGCAAGGCCGAACTCGACTGGTTCCTGCGGACCATGAGCGGCGGCCGCATCACCCCGGACACCGGTGACCCCGCCCGCTACGAAGGCGTCCAGGACTCCGGTCTGCCCCTGTACTGGCACCCGGACGCCGCCCTGCGCGACGCCGACAAGCAGCGCGGTTTCCCGCGCCTGGAGGGCTACCTCGCCGCCGCCCGCCGCCCCGTGACGAGCCCCGGCCTGCGCCTGCCCTGGTACTCTACCGTCGGCAACCACGACGACCTGCCCAGCGGCTGCTTCGCCAACGGCAACGGCTCCGGCTACCTCGCCGAGTTCGCCGTCGGCGGCCGGAAACTGCTGTCGCTCCCGGTCGGGGAGGCGCGGGCGCTCGAAGCCGTACTCAGGAAGGGGACCGACCCGCGCGGCGGCTATTTCACCGACCTCCTGCGCCGCGAGACCCGCCGCATGCGCCGCGTCACCCCGGACGCCTCCCGCGCCCCCTTCACCCCGCGCGAGTACGTCGAGGCCCACCTCGACCCGGCCTACGCCGGAGCGGGTCCGGCCGGCCACGGCTACACCCGCGAGAACGCGGACACGGGGAACCTCCACTACTCCTTCCGCATCTCCGACGGCGTGCTCGGCATCAGTCTCGACACGACCGACAAGGGCGGCCACTTCGCGGGCTCGATCGGCAGAGCCCAGCTCGACTGGCTGAAGCGCACGCTGCTCGCCCACCGGGACGACCACGTCATCGTCTTCAGCCACCACAACAGCTGGACCTTCGACGACGGCGGCGGCGAGAAGCTGGTCGCCCTCCTCAAGCGGAACCGTAATGTCGTCGCCTGGATCAACGGACACAGCCACCGCAACGAGATCCTCGCGCACGGCGGCTTCTGGGAGATCTCCACCGCCTCGCACGTCGAGTTCCCCCAGCTCGCCCGCATCGTCGAACTGACCGACAACCACGACGGCACGCTCTCCCTGTTCACCACGCTGATCGAGTCGGCCACCCCCCACCGCACGGACTACGACGACCTCTCCCAGACGGGCCTGGCGGCGCTCTACCGCGAGCTGTCCCTCAACGCCCCGGGAGCCCGGCAGAACCTGGCGGGCCCGCCGGAGGCCCGGAACACGGAACTGCTGCTGAAGAAGCGCTGA